In Oncorhynchus tshawytscha isolate Ot180627B linkage group LG08, Otsh_v2.0, whole genome shotgun sequence, the genomic window TGTGTGCATATTGGGTCAATTGATTTTGAGATTGTGGATGGCCTGCCATGCAATCCGCGATGCGGACATAATCTCAATCAcagaatccagacattaaaactgaattcaacaatattcaaaaatgtattgaaatgtaATGAATCTGCACAAGTTTATTATAAAAAAGACGTCAACAGAACGCATCAGTGATTCGTATTTCTTGCAACTTTTTGACGAGACAATGGCATGAAAATGCCCTGTCTGTGGGCGCGTTCGAGTGGATCACCCTTATTATTTAGTCACGTCTTTCAAAGTGTATTGCAGGTTTTCAAAATTGTCCGAATTGTGACTGATGGTCATCGACTGCATGAACACGTGATAAAaatcatgtgatcaaaggtcatgtAGTTTTTGATGAAGTCACTGCACTTTCTTTATTTGACATCATTtatcagatgctcttatccagagtgacacagtagtgagtgcatacattttcatacttgtcGCCCTTGGGAGCCAGACCTGTATAACCGTAACAGACATGTTGGTGAGCataaccctggcgttgcaagcgccatgctctaccaactgagctacacggggCTGCTTCCCACCAACTGCACCTTGCAGCCATcacctgcattgtgggaggcaCTATATGTCAACACACTTTGCACATTCTAAAGCTACAGGGGGATACAAATGAAAGTGATATTTCAGACCTCTCTAACCAATTAATTGTgttcagtttgtgagtgtgtggtaTAGAAAAGTCTAGTTCTTGCTTTTTGATTGCGTGTTACTGTTGGCCTATAGGGAAGATAGGCCATGGAGATGTTAAAACATATTTTATTAAAGTTCTCTTTCATAAGATTAGCACATATTTTCTCAGGGGACCCCACATGGGGCCCTGACACCAAGTTTGGGAGCCACATACTAACCTATCTGTCTCCTATGCCTTCTCCTGAATGCATTGCAGCCTGCCTCAGCACTGAACGCCACATCATTGTTAGAATATAATAGCACACTGTATCCCATTTAGCATACCCTTTTATCCAAATGCCTACTCTCTGTAAAGCAAAGTTGAGAACTTAGTAGCGTATTTTTTGCTCCTGCTGAGTTAGACCCCGTTTAACATTAGCTTCTTACTTTATCCTTCTTGCTGGCCGGAGTTTTTCAACTTTACGACAATTAAAGTCTCTGCCGACAGATAGCCACCTGACTGACTCATTCTCCGAGGatcgtttttgttttgtttggggGATGTCTGTAGGCACGGCAGTCGGCAGGAGTCGCAGGACGGTTTTAAAATGGCCTTTTGTCCAGCACCTCGCAAACACTGCTAGCAGAGTCTCTATTTGTCTACTTGATCCGCCTCCGAGTTGGGATAGTTCGTTTCATGTCTCCGGCCCTCGGCCTGTACCGCGAGGACGCAGGCGAACATAACGAGCTACCCACTGTTAATGATTCCAGTCGTTCGAAGAGGCTGGCACAATTAGAAGTCAGTCAGATCAAGAATATAAGCGTTCTGAGCTTGGGAGCAATATTTAAAATGTTGACCCGTAATTGATTTTCTTTATTGTGTACAAAATCTATTTGTATTCTTTTTTGGGGGACGAGGTTTCAAAAAATTACCCAGGTCCGAACCTCGGTGTCCTCATATGTAGTTACGGCCATGGTCATAAATATCTAATTAATGAACGAAATTGCATGAAAATGTATCGAGGCTGATGCAGGTGAGCTGGGGTACAAAGGAATCCTCAGGCCAACAAGGACATCTCTCTTTAGTATGTCTGCCATACTgaatggtgtaaaaaaaaaaagagacagtGGCAATAATgtaaagttgaagtcagaagtttacatacaccgtagccaaatacattaaaactcagtttttcacaattcctgacttttaatcaaagtaaaaattccctgttttaggtccgttaggatcaccactttattttaagaatgtgaaatgtcagaataatagtaaagacaataatttatttcagcttttatttctttcatcacattcccagtgggtcagaagtttacatacactcaattagtatttggtagcactgcttttatattgtttaacttgggtcaaacatttcaggtaaccttccacaagcttcccacaataagttgggtgagtggcccattcctcctgacagagctggtgtaatagagtcaggtttgtaggcctccttgctcacacacactttttcagttctgcccacaattttctataggattgagatcagggctttgtgatggccactccaataccttgactttgttgtccttaagccatttcgccacaactttggaagtatgcttggggtcattgtccatttggaagacccagttgcaaccaagctttaacttcctgaatgatgtgttgagatgttgcttcaatatatccacataattttcctgcctcatgactcTATTTATTtcgtgaagtgtaccagtccttcctgcagcaaagtaaagcaccccgacaacatgatgctgtccccatgtgcagttgcaaatcgtagtctggcttttttatggctgttttagagcagtggtttcttccttgctgagcggcctttcaggttatgtcgatataggacttgttttactgtggatatagatacttttggacccgtttcctccagcatcgtcacaaggtcctctgctgttgttctgggattgatttgcacttttcacaccaaaggacgttcatctctaggagccagaacgcgtctccttcctgagcgttatgacggctgcatggtcccatgtgtatatacttgcgtactattgtttgtacagatgaacgtggtaccttcaggcgtttggaaattgctcccaaggatgaaccagacttttggaggtctacaatacaaaaaaatacaaaaacagacccattggaattgtgatacaatgaattataagtgaaaacaattctgtaaacaattgttggaaaaatgacttatgcacaaagtagatgtcctaaccgacttgccaaaactagagtttgttaacaagaaatgtggaaTAGTTGAAaattgagttttaatgactccaacctaagtgtatgtaaacttccaacttcaactgtaggtgttgtTTTTCAGGAGACTGGGCCAACCATGGTAGGAGATGAATACTCTGACCCAGCCATAATGAACTACCTGGGAGCCAGGAAAACCACCATGCTGGGGAACAATTTGTGAGTGTTCAGTATGTCACAagtgacatcaaatcaaatattattggtcacatacacttatttagcagatgttattgcgggtgtagcgaaatccATCCTTACTGTGTCAAGAAATGGTTCATACTTTCATAGTCACAGAGCCATGGAACAATGGTGTAGCAGTGAAAGATAAGTTGTACCAGAGCAGAAAGGAGACGGTTGTTCTTTAGTTTGGGAACAGACCAGCAGAGCTGATGGAACGCAGAACAGGGATGTGTTGTCATTGCGGATCTGCCACGGGTTGCTTTTGTGAAATTAACCAAAAGGTGTTGAGGGACTAATCACAAAAGCAAAATCCTGGCTCATTGAGTCCTCCTGCGTGTGTTAGCACTCCAGACAGAGTTTACAATGGGTTTTACAGGTCGCGAAAAACAACGCTTTGTGCCTCTTGCAGCTCGGAGTACCACGTGGACGACTCTCCGCGGTTGGTGTTGGACAAGCTGGAGAAGATTGGCTTCCGTGTGGTGACCATGACTGGCGTGGGACAGACGCTGGTGTGGTGCATGTACAAGGAGACAGACTACATAACCTGACCGggggtcagtgtgagtgtgtcCTCCTGGGCGACGAGGTTGTGATTGTAGTGTCCTCCGTCCAATGAGGGGCCACAGAGAAAACCTATACTATACATTTAACATTACAAATCAAGGCAGAGAATTCTATACATTCATCCTGCTACTGTTCTCTCAGTGATGTAATGGTTCTCTCTACCTTCTAGTCATTTTTGAGCAaggggagcaaagtacagaattTGACATAAAGGACCTTAAATGAGTGAATTTGTATCATGACGCTACTTGTCAAACATTTGTACTTCCGTTCAGACGCACTCCAATGTTTTGGAGCAGCTACCAAATAGATATGCGAGTAGTGGCTTGTTCATAATCTATCATACCAATTGGTAAACAGACTTCAGGGAAATAGATGACAATGTACATTCCAAAAAGAATTACAGCTCAAATGACCAAGATTCATTTTACCTGAGTAGAGTATAGTTCATGTCATTTCAATTATCTGTAACTGAACCTGAATGTCAAGTGTGAGATTAATCAGTTTCAAAGTTTATTTTACTTTGTCTTTAGGCCAAACAAATATTTACCTTTTAATATTACCAGTCGACAAACATTCCTTTATCCTGACTCCATCATGGCACAACAATCTATTCCATTACATTAGAGCTATTGATGTAGTTTTCTTGTAATTGGTGATATAAATTAATGAGAAGCACGTGAGGCAATTATAATAAAAGGTGACTATTATTTGATGTCATTTGTATCCGATTTGTTCCAAGGCACATCTCAACTCTCAAGGAGGTAGAGTATAGTAAAAGGACAGGTTGGAAGTCTGATCGCCCCATCTGCCATCTGTCAGTAGAATATGGTTAGCATTACATTTGTTGGATAAATCAGATACTGTTTTCTTAGGAAAGAGAGTAAGAACAGTGCCTTCTCGCCTCAGGCCCAGGAGAAATATGGTGTCTCTGCAGCGTTTAGGTGGTTTCTGAGACTCAAAGTGGGACGGTCACAGCTCAGTACACAGGGCGAGGTCCGAGTCAGGTTGTGTCCTGTGAGTGTGACGAGTGCTGCAGGAGGCCCTGCGGAGAGAGACCGTGTGAGGCAGCCCTTTTGCTGCTGGGTGGTTTCATTAGAGGCTCATTTGCAGCTCCTGGGCTGCCAGTGCGTGTCTGAGGCTAACCCCAGATCACTGAGCCTTCACCAGGCCTGCCCCCTCTGCCGTGACTTGGCCACCATTTAGCTATCAAAAGGGTCCCTAATTTCTCCATGCAGGTGTAACTGTGACAGTTCCAGGTTCCGCTGATGTCTGAGGAGCTGCCAGTTTCCACACGGACAGAAAATcctaggaagaggaggagagaatgctGTGAAGATGCCGCCGGGGGCTTCTCCTGTTGATTGGATGGACTTTGTTGGGACGCTGTGTCTTCCCATTTAATTTGCATGCAGCACAGTCTGCTGGCACAGGGCACGGTCAGGATGTGTTTCTGGAAGGGGAATTGTAATTGTATTTCCTCTGCTGTAATTTGGACAATGAATGTTTGGGCTTTTTTTCTCTCCGGGATATGAAAAGGCGGGATATGAAAGGCAGACCGTCAAATGCATAAACAGAACCATCTGATGAGCGTATATTGcagtaggagaggagggggaaaagagcaGCGTAGGGACCAGATGGCTCACACCACACCGTGCCACACCACAGCTGGTTGTTGTGTAAGAGTTGCGGCAGGCCGGGAGTGCCGGGAAGATAGATCACTGGGATGGACCGCCTGGCTCCTAAATAACACGATGACAGGAGGAAACGCCACAACCCCACAAATTGAGACACCATTACGCCATAGTTCCCCGaaggacaaaaaatatatattttgtatttgggATGTTCCACGGAGAGAGGAGACTGTTACAAAAGCCTGTTTCCCCATCAGAGTGACCACAGTCTGGCTCAGTGTGACAGGTCCTGACCAGAGCTCCCAGCAGTAGCCTGTCAAATCAGGAGACCTCTTCCTCCATGAGCAACTCCTTTAGTAgcctcttttatttatttttttttatttcacctttatttaaccaggtaggccagttgagaacaagttctcatttgcaactgcgacctggccaagataaagcatagcagtgtgagcagacaacacagagttacacatggaataaacaattaacaagtcaataacacagtagaaaacaaagggggagtctatatacaatgtgtgcaaaaggcatgaggaggtaggcgaataattacaattttgcagattaacactggagtgataaatgatcagatggtcatgtacaggtagagatattggtgtgcaaaagagcaagtaaataaataaaaacagtatggggatgaggtaggtgaaaatgggtgggctatttaccaatagactatgtacagcagcagcgatcggttagctgctcagatagctgatgtttgaagttggtgagggagataaaagtctccaacttcagcgatttttgcaattcgttccagtcacaggcagcagagtactggaacgaaaggcggccaaatgaggtgttggctttagggatgatcagtgagatacacctgctggagcgcgtgctacggatgggtgttgccatcgtgaccagtgaactgagataaggcggagctttacctagcatggacttgtagatgacctggagccagtgggtctggcgacgaatatgtaatgagggccagccgactagagcatacaggtcgcagtggtgggtggtataaggtgctttagtgacaaaacggatggcactgtgatagactgcatccagtttgctgagtagagtgttggaagccattttgtagatgacatcgccgaagtcgaggatcggaaggatagtcagttttactagggtaagcttggcggcgtgagtgaaggaggctttgttacggaatagaaagccgactcttgatttgattttcgattggagatgtttgatatgagtctggaaggagagtttgcagtctagccagacacctaggtacttatagatgtccacatattcaaggtcggaaccatccagggtggtgatgctagtcgggcatgcgggtgcaggcagcgatcggttgaaaagcatgcatttggttttactagcgtttaagagcagttggaggccacggaaggagtgttgtatggcattgaagcttgtttggaggttggatagcacagtgtccaatgacgggccgaaagtatatagaatggtgtcgtctgcgtagaggtggatcagggaatcgcctgcagcaagagcaacgtcattgatatatacagagaaaagagtcggcccgagaattgaaccctgtggcacccccatagagactgccagaggaccggacagcatgccctccgatttgacacactgaactctgtctgcaaagtaattggtgaaccaggcaaggcagtcatccgaaaaaccgaggctactgagtctgccgataagaatatggtgattgacagagtgaaagccttggcaaggtcaatgaagacggctgcacagtactgtcttttatcgatggcggttatgatatcgtttagtaccttgagtgttgctgaggtgcacccgtgaccggctcggaaaccagattgcacagcggagaaggtacggtgggattcgagatggtcagtgacctgtttgttgacttggctttcgaagaccttagataggcagggcaggatggatataggtctgtaacagtttgggtccagggtgtctccccctttgaagagggggatgactgaggcagctttccaatccttggggatctcagacgatatgaaagagaggttgaacaggctggtaataggggttgcgacaatggcggcggaaagtttcagaaatagggggtccagattgtcaagcccagctgatttgtacgggtccaggttttgcagctctttcagaacatctgctatctggatttgggtaaaggagaacctggagaggcttgggcgaggagctgccgggggcagagctgttggccgaggttggagtagccaggcggaaggcatggccagccgttgagaaatgcttattgaagttttcgataatcatggatttatcggtggtgaccgtgttacctagcctcagtgcagtgggcagctgggaggaggtgctcttgttctccatggacttcacagtgtcccagaactttttggagttggagctacatgatgcaaacttctgcctgaagaagctggccttagctttcctgactgactgtgtattggttacggacttccctgaacagttgcatatcccggggactattcgatgctattgcagtccgccacaggatgtttttgtgctggtcgagggcaaggtctggggtgaaccaaggactgtatctgttcttagttctgcattttttgaacggagcatgcttatctaaaatggtgaggaagttacttttaaagaatgaccaggcatcctcaactgacgggatgaggtcaatgtccttccaggatacccaatgtccttccaggatactctATTGGGAAACTCATCTGAAATTGGAACCGCAACAAACCGGAAGAGAGCAACTTAGTGCAATGGTCATGACACTGTATGAGCATATGGTTCATGAATGCCATTGATGTACAGAAATGACATATTATTGATTTTAGGGACCAAAGTTGGTTTCACTGCCTTTGGTGGGTCAACCAGTCATCCAATGACCTCTTCAGTGTTCGGGTACTTTCGAGGGAACTTGTGTATTTACTATAACACAACCTCTAAACATGTGACAAAGGAGACATAAGGGTGAATCAAACTTAAGAGTAAGCATTTTTTTATACTAAATACAACAGTACAGTTTACAGCCTTGAagttatagatatagatatagaaaaTCCCAGGAACAATCATAACCAGCACTGCGATAAGGGCCTCCATACTATATTCCCTTTATCACGTGAGCCCACAAGCATTCCCTTAAAACCTGCCTACAGTACTACCACTCCAGGCTAATTGCCAATTAAACATGGAATAGCCATGACTTTCCCATCTTCTGATCACATGGTCGTGGTTTGGACTGTTGGAAGACTCGACtagtttctctcacacacacacacaccaaaaattGCATTCAAGGGAAACGACTCAGTCTCTTGGCTGCAAAGATATGGTAATGAAAGAACGTTACAGTTAGAGCGAGGGTGACAGACGCAATGGTTGCAGCATTTAGATCTGGTGTAGTTGTGTTGGATGGCCCAACTCTTTGGGTTCTTTTGAAATACGTTACGATAACAGTATAAATCTTGTTCCCCTGTTTGTCTTAGAAGAGGTTTGGATGAAAAAGTACATTGgttgacattacattacagtagtaGCTGGAAACATAGAAactatgtcatttagcagatgcttttaatCGAACCCCCCCCAACCCTGGCtgtgcaagcaccatgctctaccaacggaGCCGTGCCGGTAGTAATTCAGTTAATGACAAACAAGAAAACACACattctgtaaaggagatgtttaTTCAACAGATAATTCATAATAAAACTATGAGATGTGCTTTATGAAACTAAAGCATCGGGTGTGTAGTAGAGTTGGGTTGTGGCTGGGCAGAGCTGGACTGGGGCCAGGATTCATTGAACGGCTTGTTAAAGCGCTGTGCCCTGCACTACCGACAACGTGTCTTTTAAAAGGCAATTTCCCAGACGTTCGCGGAGGTCGCAGATGTCGGCTCAAATGGAAATGACCTTTAAAATGTCAAGCACTGTGAGCTTATAGACAACACAACttggattgaatcccggcctgGGCCTGGTACTAAGCAGCATTCTCCTcgtcctctctctgcatctcctctataagtctctgtctctctgctgcctGTCTCATCTTCATCAGCACCACACTCTCGTAGTCCCGCTCGCTGCTCAGGGCGCCCTgcaggggaagacagacagagggacaggcaggTAGACGAAGGACAGGTACAAAGATATAACAACCAGTGATCCTTACCATGGTCTTTTAAAAAGGCTTTACTTCAGTTACCAGTGTAAAACATTCAAAAGGAAGAACAAACCATCTGCTAAGCCGTTGCATTTATAATGGGATAACACGGGTAAAGAGTGCAAATGCAAAAATACAATGTTACATAGGTGGAACAAATGATAACTGTCTGTCACTGCtgctgtctgtgtatctgtctgaccagagagaggagagaaccgcTTCAGATGCACACAGAGTGCAAAACATATTAGaacgc contains:
- the LOC112256648 gene encoding GTP cyclohydrolase 1 feedback regulatory protein, which encodes MPYVLVSTQIRLETGPTMVGDEYSDPAIMNYLGARKTTMLGNNFSEYHVDDSPRLVLDKLEKIGFRVVTMTGVGQTLVWCMYKETDYIT